From one Agathobaculum sp. NTUH-O15-33 genomic stretch:
- a CDS encoding helix-turn-helix transcriptional regulator, which yields MSIKSNFSGKLFQYRKCNGLTQQKMAELCGVSLRHYQDLEMGRSLPNLTNAVLIAAKLDISLDSLKSEVNSDSVSVSVY from the coding sequence ATGTCGATTAAATCAAATTTTTCGGGAAAACTTTTTCAGTACCGCAAATGCAATGGCTTGACCCAGCAAAAAATGGCTGAGCTTTGCGGCGTTTCGCTGCGCCATTATCAGGATCTGGAAATGGGCCGGTCGCTGCCTAATTTGACCAATGCCGTATTGATAGCCGCCAAATTGGATATCAGCTTGGATTCCTTGAAAAGCGAGGTGAATAGTGATTCGGTATCTGTATCTGTATATTAG